In the genome of Actinomadura graeca, one region contains:
- a CDS encoding DUF418 domain-containing protein: MNAAITTPDPPVTVSPHRIAGLDALRGFALFGILITNVIVVSTLLTLVGVGEDALLFDGTADRAVLTVVDVLFLGKFFLLFSFLFGYSFTLQLEAADRAGVAAVPRLLRRCGVLFAIGLVHCLFLWFGDILTLYAMLCLILILLRKVRPLTAALLGGGLLVATSALGLLPDDGSDSDLEFLDFSWAHEAYTGGPLDTLSAQLTLAPHFMGVIWAGQGPQALGMFLLGLAAGKKRLLDGGPGFSAWLVRAQWTGLLAGGPVVVWVIAAASDGGDLPAAGEALQSLTNPLITFAYAATVLRLAGRGERSRLVAVLAPAGRMAATNYIVQSLVFALVYTGYGLALVDRVPPLGVIAIAVVTYVLQLAASAWWLKRHPYGPVEWVMRAVTNAKIPAWRTRT, from the coding sequence GTGAACGCAGCGATAACGACGCCGGACCCGCCCGTCACCGTTTCACCGCACCGCATCGCCGGGCTGGACGCCCTGCGCGGTTTCGCGCTGTTCGGCATTCTGATCACCAACGTCATCGTCGTCTCGACATTGCTGACGCTGGTGGGGGTGGGAGAGGACGCCCTGCTCTTCGACGGGACCGCCGACCGGGCCGTGCTGACGGTGGTGGACGTCCTTTTCCTCGGCAAATTCTTTCTGCTCTTCTCCTTTCTGTTCGGGTATTCGTTCACGCTTCAGCTCGAAGCGGCGGACCGCGCGGGGGTCGCGGCCGTGCCGCGTTTGCTGCGCCGATGCGGAGTGCTGTTCGCGATCGGCCTCGTCCACTGCCTGTTCCTGTGGTTCGGCGACATCCTCACCCTGTACGCGATGCTCTGCCTGATCCTCATCCTGCTGCGGAAGGTGCGGCCGCTGACGGCCGCGCTCCTCGGCGGCGGCCTGCTCGTCGCGACGTCCGCGCTCGGCCTGCTCCCGGACGACGGCAGCGACTCCGACCTGGAGTTCCTCGACTTCTCCTGGGCCCACGAGGCGTACACCGGCGGGCCGCTGGACACCCTCTCGGCGCAGCTCACCTTGGCGCCCCACTTCATGGGCGTCATCTGGGCGGGACAGGGCCCGCAGGCGCTCGGCATGTTCCTCCTCGGCCTGGCCGCGGGCAAGAAACGGCTGCTGGACGGCGGGCCGGGCTTCTCGGCGTGGCTCGTCCGGGCGCAGTGGACCGGGCTGCTGGCGGGCGGCCCGGTGGTGGTCTGGGTGATCGCCGCGGCCTCGGACGGCGGTGACCTGCCCGCCGCCGGCGAGGCGCTCCAGAGCCTCACCAACCCGCTGATCACCTTCGCCTACGCCGCCACCGTCCTGCGGCTCGCCGGGCGCGGCGAGCGGTCGCGGCTGGTCGCCGTGCTGGCCCCGGCGGGACGGATGGCGGCGACGAACTACATCGTCCAGTCGCTGGTGTTCGCCCTCGTCTACACCGGCTACGGCCTCGCCCTCGTCGACCGCGTGCCGCCCCTCGGCGTCATCGCCATCGCGGTCGTGACCTACGTCCTCCAGCTCGCCGCGAGCGCGTGGTGGCTGAAGCGGCATC
- a CDS encoding response regulator, with the protein MIRVLIADDQALIRVAFRMIVGAQPDMEVAGEAADGVAAVALAERLRPDVVLMDVRMPGLDGIEATLRIVGAQPRVRVLALSTFDLDEHVVAALRAGASGFLPLDVSPEELTEAIRIVHRGDSAVAPRLLTYLIGTFIQTSRPRQAVVPPSLAGLSARELDILVLIARGMSNAGIAGTLAIAESTVKNHVTSLFGKLRIRDRAQAVIAAYEAGLVTPGAGGPGGTSPAPAAAPEE; encoded by the coding sequence ATGATCCGCGTCCTGATCGCGGACGACCAGGCCCTGATCCGGGTGGCGTTCCGGATGATCGTGGGCGCGCAGCCGGACATGGAGGTCGCCGGTGAGGCCGCCGACGGCGTCGCCGCGGTCGCGCTGGCCGAGCGGCTGCGGCCGGACGTGGTGCTCATGGACGTGCGGATGCCCGGGCTGGACGGCATCGAGGCGACCCTGCGGATCGTCGGCGCCCAGCCGCGCGTGCGGGTGCTCGCGCTGAGCACCTTCGACCTGGACGAGCACGTCGTGGCGGCGCTGCGGGCCGGTGCGTCCGGTTTCCTGCCGCTGGACGTGTCGCCGGAGGAGCTCACCGAGGCGATCCGGATCGTCCATCGCGGGGACTCGGCCGTGGCGCCGCGCTTGCTCACCTACCTGATCGGCACGTTCATCCAGACGTCGCGGCCCCGGCAGGCCGTCGTGCCGCCCAGCCTCGCCGGCCTGAGCGCGCGCGAGCTGGACATCCTCGTGCTCATCGCCCGGGGGATGTCCAACGCGGGCATCGCCGGGACGCTGGCCATCGCCGAGTCCACCGTCAAGAACCACGTGACGAGCCTGTTCGGCAAGCTGAGGATCAGGGACCGCGCGCAGGCGGTCATCGCGGCGTACGAGGCGGGCCTGGTCACGCCGGGCGCGGGCGGCCCCGGCGGGACGTCACCGGCCCCCGCCGCTGCACCGGAGGAGTAG
- a CDS encoding sensor histidine kinase, giving the protein MGDYRFPRGRKADAAVAAVAFAVDMADLLIRAVDDVPPYRIAGAAAALTVAAAALVARRDRPVVTLVVVVVADVLLGLLAGPQSGLVGTVSLVALYTAGRYLPLALGWTAGGGAVLLLTVPVAVRADFGELGPDVLGNFLVIVVGQLVGAREELARRQRAQAVDAAVHTERRRIARELHDVVAHHISVMNALVGAARTTMTRAPEMSREALEAAERTAREAMFEMRQMLAVLRAEDVGITETGEPATAGGVTALVRRAGETGVPAGLEVDGDPLPLPSAVDRAIYRVAQEALTNVRKHADGAPTTVRLRYAPDAVTLEIVNDGPPRGLPAAGPGPPDGGYGLVGMAERVALCGGTIEAAPRPEGGFRVAAHIPLPVPVRRGPGAPGPGP; this is encoded by the coding sequence ATGGGGGATTACCGGTTCCCACGTGGCCGTAAGGCGGACGCGGCCGTCGCCGCTGTGGCGTTCGCGGTGGACATGGCCGATCTGCTCATCCGCGCGGTCGATGACGTGCCTCCGTACCGGATCGCCGGGGCGGCGGCCGCGCTGACCGTCGCGGCCGCGGCGCTGGTGGCGCGGCGGGACAGGCCCGTGGTGACGCTCGTCGTCGTGGTGGTGGCCGACGTCCTGCTGGGGCTGCTCGCGGGACCGCAGAGCGGGCTGGTCGGCACGGTGTCCCTCGTCGCGCTCTACACCGCCGGCCGGTATCTGCCGCTCGCCCTGGGCTGGACGGCCGGCGGCGGCGCCGTCCTGCTGCTGACCGTGCCGGTCGCCGTCCGGGCGGACTTCGGGGAACTGGGGCCGGACGTCCTCGGCAACTTCCTCGTGATCGTCGTGGGTCAGCTGGTCGGGGCGCGGGAGGAGCTCGCGCGGCGCCAGCGTGCCCAGGCGGTGGACGCGGCGGTGCACACCGAGCGGCGCCGGATCGCCCGTGAGCTGCACGACGTCGTGGCGCACCACATCAGCGTCATGAACGCGCTGGTCGGCGCGGCCCGCACGACGATGACGCGCGCGCCGGAGATGTCCCGGGAGGCGCTGGAGGCGGCGGAGCGGACCGCCCGGGAGGCGATGTTCGAGATGCGGCAGATGCTGGCGGTGCTCCGGGCCGAGGACGTCGGCATCACCGAGACCGGCGAGCCGGCGACGGCAGGCGGCGTGACCGCGCTGGTGCGGCGTGCCGGGGAGACCGGCGTCCCGGCCGGCCTGGAGGTGGACGGCGATCCGCTGCCGCTGCCGTCGGCGGTCGACCGCGCGATCTACCGCGTGGCGCAGGAGGCGCTGACCAACGTCCGCAAGCACGCGGACGGAGCTCCCACGACGGTCCGCCTGCGCTACGCGCCGGACGCGGTGACCCTGGAGATCGTCAACGACGGGCCGCCGCGGGGGCTGCCCGCCGCGGGGCCGGGCCCGCCTGACGGGGGATACGGCCTGGTGGGAATGGCCGAACGGGTGGCCCTCTGCGGCGGGACGATCGAGGCCGCGCCCCGTCCGGAGGGCGGGTTCCGCGTGGCGGCGCACATCCCGCTGCCGGTGCCGGTGAGACGCGGCCCCGGCGCGCCGGGCCCCGGCCCATGA
- a CDS encoding alpha/beta hydrolase, with the protein MKRLATSLLLAVLVLVSGAVGARAVEVREGTFSYGGHQRQVLDAYWQKSAVPRAGLILVHGGSWNGGGRGGGWADTARWYAGQGLAVFSIDHRFNTDVAWPGPRDDVLAAIAWIKAEAARFDLDPGKLVIMGSQAGGHLAAAAGTFGAGGSTVRGVIGLSAIASPYRSWSGAPYGTSSALRRKIRDNAVILSRCHPAQADEACWSRWADTVAKARVSADDAPVYLLTGEHDSHVTAGHADDLAGALRAKGVAATTEIVAGSRSGGELLTDVTRPKTLAWIKARTSGPAPAAKQAADPPPPARQKTMAAGDPPAARVFPRPAAAAAETAHAYGDHPRQKLDAYYRTGSERRPALVVVHGGHWYEGDKQEWAATARWFAGQGYAVFSINYRLNTDAPWPAQRDDVASAVAWIRQNAAAFSADPNRVVMLGSSAGGHLAVMAGTHGQGSKLLRGVVALSPVADPALGYTTGQTQGATAAQVKLRDNATLLTRCSPEPGSPSCTNQWTDAAARQHAGAGDAPMFLIHSKQDFVPAAHSAQLCAALTKARVACTTETTTGGYHGGALFQVPGLRDKVLTWIKAHD; encoded by the coding sequence ATGAAGCGCCTGGCCACCTCACTTCTCCTCGCGGTCCTCGTGCTGGTGTCGGGGGCCGTGGGCGCCCGCGCCGTGGAGGTCCGGGAGGGCACGTTCTCCTACGGGGGGCATCAGCGGCAGGTGCTCGACGCCTACTGGCAAAAGTCCGCGGTTCCGCGGGCGGGGCTGATCCTGGTGCACGGCGGGTCCTGGAACGGCGGCGGCAGAGGGGGCGGCTGGGCGGACACGGCACGTTGGTACGCGGGTCAGGGGCTCGCCGTGTTCTCCATCGACCACCGGTTCAACACCGACGTCGCCTGGCCGGGGCCGCGGGACGACGTGCTCGCCGCGATCGCGTGGATCAAGGCGGAGGCGGCCCGGTTCGACCTGGATCCGGGGAAGCTCGTCATCATGGGCTCGCAGGCCGGCGGGCATCTGGCGGCGGCCGCCGGGACCTTTGGGGCGGGCGGCTCCACCGTCCGCGGCGTGATCGGCCTGTCCGCCATCGCCTCGCCCTACCGGTCCTGGAGCGGCGCGCCCTACGGCACCTCGTCCGCCCTGCGGCGCAAGATCAGGGACAACGCGGTGATCCTCTCCCGCTGCCATCCGGCGCAGGCGGACGAGGCGTGCTGGAGCCGCTGGGCCGACACCGTCGCCAAGGCCCGCGTCTCCGCCGACGACGCGCCCGTGTACCTGCTGACCGGCGAGCACGATTCCCACGTCACCGCCGGGCACGCCGACGACCTCGCCGGCGCCCTCAGGGCCAAGGGCGTGGCCGCGACCACCGAGATCGTCGCGGGCTCGCGGAGCGGCGGAGAGCTGCTCACCGATGTCACCAGACCGAAGACCCTGGCGTGGATCAAGGCGCGGACGTCCGGGCCCGCGCCTGCCGCGAAGCAGGCGGCGGACCCGCCACCGCCCGCCCGGCAGAAGACGATGGCGGCCGGTGACCCTCCGGCGGCGCGCGTGTTCCCCCGTCCCGCGGCCGCGGCGGCCGAGACGGCCCACGCCTACGGCGACCATCCCCGTCAGAAGCTGGACGCGTACTACCGAACCGGCTCGGAGCGGCGGCCGGCGCTCGTCGTCGTCCACGGCGGGCACTGGTACGAGGGAGACAAGCAGGAATGGGCCGCGACGGCCCGCTGGTTCGCCGGGCAGGGCTACGCCGTCTTCTCCATCAACTACCGGCTGAACACCGACGCCCCCTGGCCCGCCCAGCGCGACGACGTGGCCTCCGCCGTCGCCTGGATCCGGCAGAACGCCGCCGCCTTCTCCGCCGATCCAAACCGGGTCGTGATGCTCGGCTCGTCTGCGGGCGGGCACCTCGCCGTCATGGCGGGGACGCACGGCCAGGGGTCGAAGCTCCTCCGCGGCGTCGTCGCCCTCTCCCCCGTCGCCGACCCCGCTCTCGGTTACACCACCGGCCAGACGCAGGGCGCCACCGCCGCCCAGGTCAAACTCCGCGACAACGCGACCCTCCTCACCCGCTGCTCTCCCGAGCCTGGCAGTCCTTCTTGCACGAACCAGTGGACGGACGCCGCCGCCAGGCAGCACGCCGGAGCAGGCGACGCCCCGATGTTCCTCATTCACTCCAAGCAGGACTTCGTTCCGGCCGCGCACTCCGCGCAGCTCTGCGCGGCCCTCACCAAAGCCCGTGTCGCCTGCACCACCGAGACGACGACCGGCGGTTATCACGGCGGCGCCCTCTTCCAGGTCCCCGGCCTCCGTGACAAAGTCCTCACCTGGATCAAAGCGCACGACTGA
- a CDS encoding DUF72 domain-containing protein, with product MAEILVGTASWTDKTLLESGWYPPAAKTAEDRLRFYATQFPLVEVDATYYAPLAEQTARLWRDRTPEDFVFNIKAFSLLTQHPTRVQALYKDLRGQVPAKQSVYLKDVPEPVAEEVWERFLSALWPLYEARKLGAVLFQFPRWFPFGQRNRAYIAEVKERCAPVRICVEFRHHSWLDEENRDATLEFLTRLDVPYVGVDMPQGHSSSVPPVLAATSDLAVVRFHGHSPRWDSRNVYDKYAYLYDEDELRAWARRIQELAVDTAATHVVFNNCCADHSQRNAARMATLLKGGEPVEG from the coding sequence GTGGCTGAGATTCTGGTGGGCACGGCTTCCTGGACCGACAAGACGCTGCTGGAATCGGGGTGGTATCCGCCGGCGGCCAAGACCGCCGAGGACCGGTTGCGGTTCTACGCCACACAGTTCCCGCTGGTCGAGGTCGACGCGACGTACTACGCGCCCCTCGCGGAGCAGACGGCCCGTCTGTGGCGTGACCGCACGCCCGAGGACTTCGTGTTCAACATCAAGGCGTTCTCATTGCTCACGCAGCATCCGACGCGTGTCCAGGCGCTCTACAAGGACCTGCGGGGACAGGTCCCCGCCAAGCAGTCGGTCTATCTCAAGGACGTTCCGGAGCCGGTCGCCGAGGAGGTGTGGGAGCGGTTCCTGAGCGCGCTGTGGCCGTTGTACGAGGCGCGCAAGCTCGGGGCGGTGCTGTTCCAGTTCCCGCGCTGGTTCCCGTTCGGGCAGCGGAACAGGGCCTACATCGCGGAGGTGAAAGAGCGGTGCGCGCCGGTGCGGATCTGTGTGGAGTTCCGGCACCACAGCTGGCTGGACGAGGAGAACCGTGACGCGACACTGGAGTTCCTGACCCGGCTGGACGTGCCGTACGTGGGTGTGGACATGCCCCAAGGGCATTCCTCGTCGGTGCCGCCGGTGCTGGCGGCGACGTCCGATCTGGCGGTCGTCCGGTTCCACGGACACAGCCCGCGCTGGGACAGCCGCAACGTCTACGACAAGTACGCCTATCTCTACGACGAGGACGAACTCAGGGCGTGGGCGCGCCGCATTCAGGAACTGGCCGTCGACACGGCGGCGACCCACGTCGTCTTCAACAACTGCTGCGCCGACCATTCCCAGCGCAACGCGGCGCGGATGGCGACCCTGCTGAAGGGCGGCGAGCCGGTGGAGGGCTGA
- a CDS encoding toll/interleukin-1 receptor domain-containing protein produces MALPLSIRFDLPQVFLCYADANRLTADDLHRDLDAHGVRMFSPQRDTLPGDQIVQAVEEHIGESDYFVLLWSHACVGQSWVRDQWQAKLHDSGGFLLVFRLDATRVPSLLAARRQFNAFDGWSTAVKELAASWETDRAHGLPVLPAPGPHSRPDGPTVTLYIRNRALGVSHVLAVPAAATGARLRAQVRTELALKDEVSDFGGRLGFRFSYDLLKDERPLPDLPLGRLGVGDNATLDLEITARSFTPDGEHTPVAFRRDPGAGPALDPVGRGSDAVHPGMSPDTRRSLLTEAFGHLMPRRNR; encoded by the coding sequence ATGGCACTGCCGCTCAGCATCCGGTTCGACCTCCCGCAGGTCTTCCTGTGCTACGCCGACGCGAACCGGCTCACGGCCGACGACCTGCACCGCGACCTGGACGCCCACGGTGTCCGCATGTTCAGCCCGCAGCGCGACACCCTGCCCGGCGACCAGATCGTGCAGGCGGTCGAGGAGCACATCGGGGAGTCCGACTACTTCGTCCTCCTGTGGTCGCACGCCTGCGTCGGCCAGTCCTGGGTCCGTGACCAGTGGCAGGCCAAACTGCACGACAGCGGCGGCTTCCTCCTGGTGTTCCGGCTGGACGCCACCCGGGTCCCGTCGCTGCTCGCGGCGCGCCGGCAGTTCAACGCGTTCGACGGCTGGAGCACGGCCGTGAAGGAACTCGCCGCATCCTGGGAGACCGACCGTGCCCACGGCCTCCCCGTCCTGCCTGCCCCCGGACCCCACAGCCGCCCGGACGGGCCCACGGTCACCCTCTACATACGCAACCGCGCGCTGGGCGTCTCCCACGTGCTGGCCGTGCCCGCAGCCGCCACAGGGGCGCGGCTGCGGGCACAGGTCCGCACCGAACTGGCCCTGAAGGACGAGGTCAGCGACTTCGGCGGCAGGCTCGGCTTCCGCTTCTCCTACGACCTGCTCAAGGACGAGCGGCCCCTCCCCGATCTCCCCCTGGGCCGGTTGGGCGTCGGCGACAACGCCACCCTCGACCTGGAGATCACGGCGCGGTCGTTCACCCCGGACGGCGAGCACACCCCCGTCGCCTTCCGCCGCGACCCGGGCGCCGGACCCGCCCTCGACCCCGTCGGCCGCGGCTCGGACGCCGTCCATCCGGGCATGAGCCCCGACACCCGCCGTTCCCTGCTGACGGAGGCGTTCGGCCACCTGATGCCCCGGAGGAACCGCTGA